One Podarcis muralis chromosome 1, rPodMur119.hap1.1, whole genome shotgun sequence genomic window carries:
- the LOC114591878 gene encoding DNA mismatch repair protein Mlh3 isoform X4, with protein sequence MIDSVQVLNQVDNKFIACLINTTADENEDTGGNLLVLVDQHAAHERIRLEQLITDSYEKQPEKLGKKKLLASTVCPPLEIEITEEQRRLLWCCQKSLEDLGLELSFPENNRSQILIGKVPLCFVEKEANELRRGRQTVTKSIVQEFIREEIELLQSTGGARGTLPLTILKVLASQACHGAIKFNHSLTLEESCHLMEALSCCQLPFQCAHGRPSMLPLADVDHLQQESQPRPNLAKLKKMVKCWQLFGKEKDCCT encoded by the exons ATGATTGATTCAGTGCAG GTTCTTAATCAAGTGGACAATAAATTTATTGCTTGTTTGATAAATACTACGGCAGATGAGAATGAAGACACAG GTGGAAATCTCTTAGTGCTGGTGGATCAGCATGCAGCCCATGAGCGTATCCGCCTAGAGCAACTTATTACAG ATTCCTATGAGAAGCAACCAGAAAAATTGGGCAAGAAGAAATTGCTGGCCTCCACTGTTTGCCCCCCATTGGAGATTGAGATTACAGAGGAGCAGAGGAGACTCTTATG GTGCTGCCAAAAAAGTCTGGAGGACTTAGGCCTTGAATTATCCTTTCCAGAGAACAATCGCTCTCAGATTCTTATTGGGAAAGTGCCACTGTGTTTTGTGGAGAAAGAGGCCAATGAATTGCGCCGTGGCAGGCAGACGGTGACGAAGAGCATTGTGCAG gAGTTCATTCGAGAGGAAATTGAG CTTCTGCAATCCACAGGAGGGGCACGAGGGACACTGCCTCTAACAATTCTGAAGGTGCTGGCTTCCCAGGCTTGCCATG GTGCTATTAAGTTTAATCACAGCTTGACTTTGGAAGAGAGCTGCCATCTTATGGAAGCTTTGTCATGTTGTCAGTTACCTTTTCAATGTGCTCATGGGAGACCTTCGATGCTGCCTCTTGCTGATGTAGATCACTTGCAGCAGGAAAGTCAG CCTAGACCTAATCTGGCTAAACTAAAGAAAATGGTGAAGTGCTGGCAACTCTTTGGGAAAGAGAAGGACTGTTGTACCTGA
- the LOC114591878 gene encoding DNA mismatch repair protein Mlh3 isoform X2: MIKCLAEEVQTSLRSGVAINSLGQCVEELVLNSIDAKATCVAVRLDMETFKVQVVDNGSGMGRDDLNKVGNRYFTSKCYSVEDLENLKFYGFRGEALASIANMANILEISSKTNKVAKTFLKLFHNGKGLEVSETELNRPSAGTTVTAYNLFHQLPVRRKCMDSRLEFERVRHKVEALSLIHPSISFSLRNDASCSMVLQLPKTKDTRSRFSQIYDLGRSQKLREINYKSAGFEISGFISSEGHYNKNIQFLYVNNRLVLKTRLHKLIDFLLRKQSIICKTKSGSSTSSPARQRSGPELYGVFIINVKCPYDAYDVCLEPAKTLIEFHNWNALLDCIEEGVKCFLKREHLFIELCGEDVKEFNENSDFCLVKTLDLHPSLLEEKDLQESFKRASDNIVDSYEMFNLQSKSVKRKLIHENKTSDHTAPTNNLEGIDAGSDLTSTGPVYDLSSSNVKNCLPDKNGTIPSLPKLGNLHQESNISDNLPVEPINSKCSEEISKQNRAVALEIDKYASTSLCTEKHDNCANRQQDRALQESNPSTVTLRHVEAVEDVNDFEGESLLGNGLIGKYKPVTDREPSAGSNVNGEVVMGRGKIKLCSTGLITHLMQNLPPHKTTEINSSLDRPTQLGPISAKDIFGKKLVFSEKTPSAEENLRKASAAIGNKCKRKKNMSGQKNEVVSFPPHGSVDFVTSHVKEFIYKAPSGPVHHLDSATQTREMIEPSVRPRSCGFTKLSLHPKLGSLDRFRRHYGNLKSTPTTDAEKSEVKRPACGRYPTNETTNFQNSSTCEIPTKEHFVSNNSGHDCRFSLERSHHSIEESLLHGEAVHIRESPLTLTEYSQIKNKPLSDTSFTGTLASKVSRMKDCLIETLTTEPLGHTSEQSQAHSSQKDEVRHDHLSQNNLLQSACQIPQISPRKTGAESFSFASASDEQDDPGGISSTRPGNAEDTVNHCFIDTDGEYAVSSNRSLALPNKEADSEGSCENTGVVDGFIKQAGKASELQNVNLTGNMEDAADNSSAAEEEEPQLHHSEWFQQFDASLGRMVYINKLTGLSTYTAPSEEPQAVCTKDISTVAVNVVMESDTQGESLQSLFSEWDNPVFAHFPEVALNVSSGQADNLAVKIHNILYPYRFTKKMIDSVQVLNQVDNKFIACLINTTADENEDTGGNLLVLVDQHAAHERIRLEQLITDSYEKQPEKLGKKKLLASTVCPPLEIEITEEQRRLLWCCQKSLEDLGLELSFPENNRSQILIGKVPLCFVEKEANELRRGRQTVTKSIVQEFIREEIELLQSTGGARGTLPLTILKVLASQACHGAIKFNHSLTLEESCHLMEALSCCQLPFQCAHGRPSMLPLADVDHLQQESQPRPNLAKLKKMVKCWQLFGKEKDCCT, translated from the exons ATGATCAAATGCTTGGCTGAAGAAGTGCAAACCAGCTTGCGGTCTGGAGTGGCCATCAACTCACTAGGCCAGTGTGTTGAGGAGCTTGTCCTTAACAGCATAGATGCGAAAGCAACATGTGTGGCTGTCCGATTGGATATGGAAACTTTTAAAGTCCAGGTGGTGGATAATGGCAGTGGGATGGGAAGAGATGACCTCAACAAAGTGGGAAATAGGTATTTTACCAGTAAATGCTACTCAGTGGAAGACCTAGAAAATCTAAAGTTTTATGGCTTCCGTGGAGAAGCTTTGGCAAGCatagcaaacatggccaatataTTGGAAATATCATCCAAGACAAATAAGGTAGCAAAAACCTTCCTGAAACTGTTTCACAATGGAAAAGGACTGGAAGTCTCTGAAACAGAATTGAATAGACCAAGTGCTGGAACAACAGTGACTGCATACAATTTATTCCACCAATTACCTGTGAGAAGAAAGTGCATGGATTCCAGATTGGAATTTGAGAGAGTGAGGCATAAAGTAGAGGCTCTTTCACTTATTCATCCCTCCATCTCATTTTCTTTAAGGAATGATGCTTCCTGTTCAATGGTGCTTCAGTTACCAAAGACAAAAGATACACGATCTCGGTTTTCTCAGATATATGATCTAGGTAGATCCCAGAAATTACGAGAAATAAATTATAAATCTGCAGGATTCGAGATAAGTGGTTTTATCAGTTCTGAAGGGCATTACAATAAGAATATTCAGTTTCTATATGTGAATAATAGATTGGTATTAAAAACAAGATTGCATAAACTTATTGACTTTTTATTAAGAAAACAAAGCATTATATGCAAGACAAAAAGTGGGTCTTCGACTTCAAGTCCTGCTCGTCAGCGCTCTGGCCCAGAGCTCTATGGAGTCTTTATTATCAATGTGAAATGTCCATATGATGCGTATGATGTGTGTTTGGAACCTGCAAAAACTCTAATAGAGTTTCACAACTGGAATGCTCTCCTAGATTGCATTGAGGAAGgagtaaaatgttttttaaagcgagaacatttatttattgagcTGTGTGGTGAAGACGTTAAAGAATTTAATGAAAACAGTGACTTTTGTTTAGTTAAAACTCTAGATTTACACCCATCTCTCCTTGAGGAGAAGGACTTGCAGGAGAGTTTCAAGAGAGCTTCTGATAATATTGTGGATTCTTATGAAATGTTTAATCTGCAGTCAAAGTCTGTCAAAAGGAAATTAATTCATGAAAATAAGACATCAGACCACACAGCACCAACTAACAATTTGGAGGGAATAGATGCTGGCTCAGATTTGACCAGCACTGGACCTGTTTATGATCTGAGTAGCAGTAATGTGAAGAATTGTCTGCCTGACAAAAATGGCACAATTCCCAGCTTGCCAAAGTTGGGTAACCTACACCAAGAATCAAACATTTCTGATAATCTCCCTGTTGAACCAATTAATTCCAAGTGTTCAGAAGAAATCAGCAAACAGAACAGGGCAGTTGCTTTAGAAATAGACAAGTATGCTTCTACTTCACTTTGTACTGAGAAACATGATAACTGTGCAAATAGGCAACAAGACAGAGCCCTTCAGGAAAGTAACCCCAGCACTGTCACTCTGAGACATGTTGAAGCTGTGGAAGATGTTAATGACTTTGAAGGTGAATCTCTTCTTGGAAATGGGTTGATAGGAAAATATAAGCCAGTGACAGATAGGGAACCTTCTGCAGGATCAAATGTCAATGGAGAAGTGGTAATGGGAAGGGGAAAAATCAAGTTGTGTTCCACAGGCCTTATAACACATCTGATGCAAAATCTGCCACCTCACAAAACAACAGAAATTAACAGTTCATTAGACAGACCGACACAACTGGGTCCAATAAGTGCCAAGGATATATTTGGAAAAAAGCTAGTGTTTTCAGAGAAAACTCCAAGTGCTGAAGAAAATTTGAGGAAAGCCAGTGCTGCCATTGGAAACAAATGTAAGAGGAAGAAGAACATGTCAGGTCAAAAGAATGAGGTAGTTTCCTTTCCTCCACATGGTAGTGTTGACTTTGTAACATCACATgtcaaagaatttatttataagGCACCTTCAGGTCCTGTTCATCATCTAGACAGTGCAACTCAGACTAGGGAAATGATTGAGCCTTCAGTTAGGCCTAGATCCTGTGGCTTTACAAAACTAAGCTTGCATCCAAAGCTGGGGTCATTAGATAGATTCAGAAGACATTATGGGAACTTAAAGAGTACGCCAACAACTGATGCGGAAAAGAGTGAGGTTAAAAGGCCAGCCTGTGGCAGGTATCCCACTAATGAGACTACAAATTTTCAGAACTCTAGTACCTGTGAGATTCCAACCAAGGAACATTTTGTGTCTAATAACAGTGGTCATGATTGCCGTTTTTCTTTAGAAAGATCTCATCACTCCATAGAAGAAAGTCTATTACATGGAGAAGCTGTTCATATAAGGGAAAGTCCTCTGACACTGACAGAATACTCTCAGATAAAAAATAAACCTCTTTCTGACACTAGCTTCACAGGAACACTTGCCTCTAAAGTATCTAGAATGAAGGACTGCCTTATAGAAACTTTAACTACAGAACCTTTAGGGCATACTTCAGAACAATCACAAGCACATTCAAGCCAAAAAGATGAAGTCAGACATGACCACCtatctcaaaataatcttttgcagAGTGCTTGCCAAATACCTCAAATTTCCCCAAGAAAAACAGGAGCAGAGAGTTTTTCTTTTGCTTCAGCCTCTGATGAGCAGGATGATCCTGGAGGAATCTCTAGCACAAGACCTGGGAACGCGGAAGATACTGTCAACCATTGTTTCATTGACACTGATGGGGAATATGCAGTTTCCTCAAACAGAAGTTTAGCTTTGCCCAATAAAGAGGCTGATTCTGAAGGCTCCTGTGAAAATACAGGCGTTGTGGATGGATTTATAAAGCAAGCTGGGAAAGCCTCTGAACTGCAAAATGTGAACTTGACTGGCAATATGGAGGATGCTGCAGATAACTCAAGTGCAGCtgaggaggaagagccacagtTGCATCATTCTGAATGGTTTCAGCAGTTTGATGCTTCGTTGGGTAGGATGGTATACATCAACAAACTGACTGGACTGAGCACCTATACTGCTCCCAGCGAGGAACCTCAGGCTGTATGTACTAAAGATATAAGCACAGTGGCTGTAAACGTTGTCATGGAGAGTG ATACACAAGGAGAATCTCTCCAGTCCTTGTTTTCTGAATGGGACAATCCTGTGTTTGCTCACTTTCCAGAG GTTGCTCTTAATGTGAGCAGTGGGCAAGCTGATAATCTTGCTGTGAAAATCCATAACATCCTGTATCCATATAGGTTCACCAAGAAGATGATTGATTCAGTGCAG GTTCTTAATCAAGTGGACAATAAATTTATTGCTTGTTTGATAAATACTACGGCAGATGAGAATGAAGACACAG GTGGAAATCTCTTAGTGCTGGTGGATCAGCATGCAGCCCATGAGCGTATCCGCCTAGAGCAACTTATTACAG ATTCCTATGAGAAGCAACCAGAAAAATTGGGCAAGAAGAAATTGCTGGCCTCCACTGTTTGCCCCCCATTGGAGATTGAGATTACAGAGGAGCAGAGGAGACTCTTATG GTGCTGCCAAAAAAGTCTGGAGGACTTAGGCCTTGAATTATCCTTTCCAGAGAACAATCGCTCTCAGATTCTTATTGGGAAAGTGCCACTGTGTTTTGTGGAGAAAGAGGCCAATGAATTGCGCCGTGGCAGGCAGACGGTGACGAAGAGCATTGTGCAG gAGTTCATTCGAGAGGAAATTGAG CTTCTGCAATCCACAGGAGGGGCACGAGGGACACTGCCTCTAACAATTCTGAAGGTGCTGGCTTCCCAGGCTTGCCATG GTGCTATTAAGTTTAATCACAGCTTGACTTTGGAAGAGAGCTGCCATCTTATGGAAGCTTTGTCATGTTGTCAGTTACCTTTTCAATGTGCTCATGGGAGACCTTCGATGCTGCCTCTTGCTGATGTAGATCACTTGCAGCAGGAAAGTCAG CCTAGACCTAATCTGGCTAAACTAAAGAAAATGGTGAAGTGCTGGCAACTCTTTGGGAAAGAGAAGGACTGTTGTACCTGA